One Ignavibacterium album JCM 16511 genomic region harbors:
- a CDS encoding phosphoribosylaminoimidazolesuccinocarboxamide synthase yields the protein MLETILHSQPIDEKYIQVEYTDTVLLEKKKIKVKDIGIKTCELSHFFFEYATGFQIPTAYVKKDDKTILKFVNHKPFSFTVKILNRADKRIAKIFGLKEHSELKLPVFEFHYGEGKDTLISESHLISFDLCNQEDMKIILRISSKVNAVLKSFFERRNEILSQLSCTFGKFEEKICLSGDFSPFGLKVYPKEENKKWFDPEKMNTPAEIKKYTDFLHNIVSPK from the coding sequence ATGTTAGAAACAATTTTACACTCACAACCAATCGATGAAAAGTATATTCAAGTTGAATATACTGACACAGTTTTATTGGAGAAAAAGAAAATAAAAGTTAAAGATATTGGAATAAAAACCTGCGAACTGAGTCATTTCTTTTTTGAGTATGCAACCGGATTTCAAATACCGACTGCTTATGTTAAAAAAGATGATAAAACAATTCTGAAATTTGTTAATCACAAACCTTTTTCTTTTACCGTAAAAATCTTAAATCGTGCTGACAAAAGAATTGCAAAAATTTTCGGACTAAAAGAACACAGCGAACTTAAACTGCCGGTATTTGAATTTCATTATGGTGAAGGAAAAGACACGCTAATCAGCGAAAGTCACTTAATATCATTTGATCTTTGTAATCAGGAAGACATGAAAATTATTTTGAGAATTAGCTCAAAGGTAAATGCGGTTTTAAAATCTTTTTTCGAAAGAAGGAACGAAATTTTATCTCAACTTTCCTGCACTTTTGGTAAATTTGAAGAGAAGATTTGTTTGAGTGGTGATTTCTCACCTTTCGGTTTGAAAGTTTATCCAAAAGAAGAAAATAAGAAATGGTTTGACCCTGAAAAGATGAACACGCCAGCAGAAATAAAAAAGTACACTGATTTTCTACATAATATCGTGAGTCCTAAATAA
- the pssA gene encoding CDP-diacylglycerol--serine O-phosphatidyltransferase → MSKLKITPSVIPNLFTALNMFSGFLSIIYSSNGNFVYAGWLIIVAAIFDALDGLMARLTKSSSELGVELDSLSDVVSFGAAPSFLLYKTYFYNFETAGIILSSLPLIAGGFRLARFNVQLVGFDKKYFTGLPIPSAAIIFATMVLSFYNNGFEKIFDYLIIPGVIIISYLMVSKVRYETFPKFSSENIKAKPFHFIFMFLSFLVIIIFYVKGLFFSFVTMILLGLIRHYYQKITNKTIRG, encoded by the coding sequence ATGAGCAAACTTAAAATCACACCTTCAGTTATTCCTAATCTCTTTACTGCTCTGAATATGTTCAGTGGATTTTTGTCCATCATTTATTCAAGCAATGGAAATTTTGTTTATGCCGGCTGGTTGATAATTGTTGCAGCAATATTCGATGCACTTGATGGTTTAATGGCACGACTTACAAAATCAAGTAGTGAGCTGGGAGTTGAGCTCGACTCACTTTCAGATGTTGTTTCGTTCGGTGCTGCACCATCATTTCTGCTTTACAAAACTTATTTCTATAATTTTGAAACAGCAGGAATAATTTTGAGCTCATTGCCTCTTATTGCCGGCGGATTTCGTCTTGCAAGATTTAATGTTCAGTTGGTTGGTTTTGATAAAAAATATTTTACCGGTTTACCCATTCCATCAGCAGCAATCATATTTGCCACAATGGTTCTAAGTTTTTATAACAACGGATTTGAAAAAATTTTTGACTATTTAATTATTCCCGGGGTTATCATCATCTCTTATCTGATGGTAAGCAAAGTAAGATATGAAACATTTCCGAAGTTCAGTTCAGAAAATATTAAAGCAAAACCTTTTCATTTCATTTTTATGTTTCTTTCATTTTTAGTGATAATCATTTTCTATGTAAAAGGACTTTTCTTTAGTTTTGTGACGATGATTTTACTCGGTTTAATCAGACATTATTATCAAAAGATTACAAATAAAACCATCAGAGGTTAA
- a CDS encoding YbaB/EbfC family nucleoid-associated protein: protein MKNLQGMLKQVQKMQEEMQKVQAQLVNMTVTEEAGGGMIKATANGAKEIVSVEIDPQVINQEEKEILEDLVVAAVNKALASAGKMAEEELAKVTKGMLPPGMNIPGF, encoded by the coding sequence ATGAAAAATTTGCAGGGAATGTTAAAGCAAGTACAGAAAATGCAGGAAGAAATGCAGAAAGTTCAGGCGCAGCTTGTCAATATGACAGTTACCGAAGAAGCTGGCGGCGGAATGATTAAAGCGACCGCAAACGGAGCAAAGGAGATCGTTTCTGTAGAAATTGATCCTCAGGTTATCAATCAGGAAGAAAAAGAAATTCTTGAAGATCTGGTTGTTGCAGCAGTAAATAAAGCATTAGCTTCTGCAGGTAAAATGGCAGAAGAAGAACTTGCTAAAGTTACAAAAGGGATGTTACCACCAGGTATGAATATTCCAGGATTTTAA
- a CDS encoding SLBB domain-containing protein, translated as MKARLLFLIFLLINSISVAQVFPDYQERALLGLKDSTLISQFLTTSSEGAIDPNEYKVGPGDILFISISGLEEKIFTPGIDPEGFIYIPRIGAIDLRNKTLSEAKVAIQTRLMKSFKDVDIHISLQNFRKIKVSLVGNVVNPSTYVLSSSSRLLDLFVLSSGLSYSSDIRNIRITSKNGESKKVDLLQFLRLGDYSQNPFLNDGDVVLVDKAERFVALFGHIKYTGNYEYKDGESIDEVLNIAGGILYKAKKDSIEIVRFSEDGKFQYSLYFSYDEIQTKKPKVNKGDFIIVREIPEYFDVHYVEVKGEIKYPGVYKIKKDETTLSQVINEAGGFKKNASLKDAVLYRTKADSTYDPELERLRLIPRADMTDDEYDYLKARSRQKRGRVVVDFEKLFLQKDTNEDVVLKLGDIITIPEKKEYITIIGQVVNPGNITYKQGLTIDDYINIAGGFSWRAKEGDVRVIRANTGEWVDADEVEELKPGDTIWIPEDPPGPKFWEVFTTSLQVLGQIAAVIAATVAVIVATR; from the coding sequence TTGAAAGCGCGATTACTTTTTCTCATTTTTTTATTAATCAATTCTATTTCAGTTGCCCAGGTTTTTCCTGATTATCAGGAAAGAGCATTGCTTGGATTGAAAGACTCAACATTGATAAGTCAGTTTTTAACAACTTCATCCGAAGGAGCGATTGATCCCAATGAATATAAAGTTGGTCCCGGAGATATTCTCTTTATTTCGATCAGTGGTTTGGAAGAAAAAATATTTACGCCAGGAATTGATCCGGAAGGATTTATCTACATTCCAAGAATCGGAGCAATAGATCTTCGAAATAAAACTTTATCAGAAGCAAAAGTGGCTATTCAAACCAGATTGATGAAGAGCTTTAAAGATGTTGACATACACATTTCACTGCAAAATTTCCGAAAGATTAAAGTTTCTCTTGTTGGCAATGTAGTTAATCCTTCTACCTATGTGTTAAGTTCCTCATCAAGATTGCTGGATTTGTTTGTATTGTCATCCGGGCTCTCATATTCTTCGGACATAAGAAACATTAGAATTACATCGAAGAACGGAGAGTCTAAAAAAGTGGACTTATTACAATTCTTACGACTTGGTGATTATAGTCAAAACCCATTTTTGAACGATGGTGATGTTGTTCTCGTAGATAAAGCTGAAAGATTTGTTGCCCTTTTCGGACACATCAAATATACAGGCAATTACGAGTATAAAGATGGAGAATCTATTGACGAAGTTTTAAACATTGCAGGTGGAATTTTATATAAAGCAAAGAAAGATTCGATTGAAATAGTTCGTTTTTCAGAAGATGGAAAATTCCAGTACAGTTTGTATTTCAGTTACGATGAAATTCAGACTAAAAAACCAAAAGTGAATAAAGGGGATTTTATCATTGTTCGGGAAATACCTGAGTATTTTGATGTACATTATGTTGAAGTGAAAGGTGAAATAAAATATCCCGGAGTTTATAAAATAAAAAAAGATGAAACTACACTGTCACAGGTAATAAATGAAGCTGGTGGATTTAAGAAGAATGCTTCACTTAAAGATGCTGTTTTATATAGAACAAAAGCTGATTCAACTTATGATCCTGAACTTGAAAGATTACGGCTTATCCCAAGAGCAGATATGACTGATGATGAATATGATTATCTCAAAGCCCGTTCTCGTCAAAAAAGAGGACGAGTTGTCGTGGATTTTGAAAAACTATTCCTGCAAAAAGATACTAATGAAGATGTGGTTTTAAAACTTGGAGATATAATCACCATTCCTGAAAAGAAAGAGTATATCACAATTATTGGTCAGGTAGTTAATCCGGGAAATATTACTTACAAACAAGGTCTGACAATTGATGATTACATAAACATTGCAGGTGGATTTAGCTGGCGGGCAAAAGAAGGTGATGTAAGAGTTATCCGGGCTAACACAGGTGAATGGGTTGATGCAGATGAGGTTGAAGAATTAAAACCAGGAGATACAATCTGGATACCGGAAGATCCTCCAGGTCCAAAATTCTGGGAAGTATTTACAACCAGTTTACAGGTTCTTGGCCAAATAGCGGCTGTAATTGCAGCCACAGTAGCAGTAATTGTAGCAACGAGGTAA
- a CDS encoding class I SAM-dependent methyltransferase — protein MKKDWFVEWFNTDEYLNVYKHRNESDAECHIRFLLSKINLTPKASILDLACGSGRHSILLSKLGFNVTGVDLSERLLTEAKNSAEKENLKIEFIQSDIREFSSEKKFDLIVNLFTSFGYFETDKENFLLFQKAYSLLNPNGYFVLDYFNKNHLEKNLIGYSEESNENYIIKQEREIVDQRVNKKITIIRNGNSKVYFESIKLYESNFLILKLKEFGFEIINLFGDFLGNEFDEISSPRFIALCKKNN, from the coding sequence ATGAAAAAAGATTGGTTTGTCGAATGGTTTAATACCGATGAATATTTAAATGTTTACAAGCATCGCAATGAAAGTGATGCTGAATGTCATATCCGATTTTTACTTTCAAAAATTAATTTAACTCCAAAAGCTTCAATTCTTGATTTAGCTTGTGGTTCCGGAAGACATTCAATTCTACTTTCCAAACTTGGATTTAATGTTACTGGTGTTGATTTAAGTGAAAGACTTCTCACTGAGGCAAAAAATTCTGCCGAAAAAGAAAATCTTAAAATAGAATTCATCCAATCGGATATAAGAGAATTCAGTTCTGAAAAAAAATTTGATCTGATTGTTAATCTCTTTACAAGTTTCGGTTATTTTGAAACTGATAAAGAAAATTTCCTATTATTTCAAAAAGCTTACTCCTTATTAAATCCAAATGGTTATTTTGTTCTGGACTATTTCAATAAAAACCACCTTGAAAAAAATCTGATTGGATATTCTGAAGAATCGAATGAAAATTATATTATTAAGCAGGAAAGAGAAATTGTTGATCAGAGAGTGAATAAAAAAATTACTATTATTCGCAACGGAAATTCAAAAGTTTATTTTGAATCAATAAAATTATACGAAAGCAATTTTCTCATTCTTAAGTTGAAGGAATTTGGATTTGAAATTATTAATTTGTTTGGAGATTTTTTGGGAAATGAATTTGATGAAATTTCATCTCCGCGCTTTATAGCACTATGCAAAAAAAATAATTAA
- a CDS encoding phosphatidylserine decarboxylase family protein has translation MFTKYGYTTIGAVAIIYFILIVIGIFINNGYVRYPLFILALLLIAFTLNFFRDPERIVPSKDNIVVSPADGKVLFVKEVIDEKFLNGKAKQISVFMSPLNVHVNRIPISGKVDYLKHYEGEFIAAFEDKASERNERTEIGITSAKGKVLFTQIAGFVARRIICDLNIGDEVKIGERFGMIKFGSRVDILVPVDWQEKVKKDDKVFAGETVLFEIPQ, from the coding sequence ATGTTCACAAAATATGGTTACACAACGATTGGTGCTGTTGCAATAATTTATTTCATACTAATTGTAATCGGGATTTTTATAAATAATGGTTATGTCAGATATCCTCTTTTCATTCTCGCATTACTTTTAATTGCTTTCACTTTGAATTTTTTCAGAGATCCTGAAAGAATAGTTCCTTCAAAAGATAATATTGTTGTATCTCCTGCCGATGGAAAAGTACTTTTTGTAAAAGAAGTCATTGATGAAAAATTTCTAAACGGAAAAGCAAAGCAGATTTCTGTTTTTATGTCTCCTTTAAATGTTCATGTTAATCGAATTCCTATTTCAGGTAAAGTTGATTATTTGAAGCATTATGAGGGGGAATTTATTGCTGCCTTTGAAGACAAAGCATCAGAGAGAAATGAACGAACAGAAATCGGAATTACTTCGGCTAAAGGTAAAGTATTATTCACACAAATTGCCGGCTTTGTTGCAAGACGAATAATTTGTGATTTGAACATAGGAGATGAAGTTAAAATCGGAGAGAGATTTGGTATGATTAAGTTTGGAAGCCGTGTAGATATTCTCGTTCCAGTTGATTGGCAGGAAAAAGTTAAAAAAGATGATAAAGTTTTTGCAGGAGAAACAGTTCTTTTTGAAATTCCACAATAA
- a CDS encoding cell division protein FtsX: MSFVIKESFKLILRSKLNFFLNLISLTLCVLLIVLSFYLIRASKFLQEYVQQNISLNIFINDNVNDESLNNFAAKLKNQPFTSKIEFISKERAAEIFLKETGEDFRKILDYNPLPASYTLYLKNEYTNKDSLNKIVSDIQKEEIVTEVVSKMEFLQKVIAFSEKVKLYIFIFTGFMLLVSIYLVYSTVKLIMNSKYEELETMKLVGAKLSTIKLPIIFNIILIGLLSGTISILISFSVISYFNIDYNLLLKMTELDFRLFIVLILLIGPFIGSIVTTVALRKISLRV; encoded by the coding sequence ATGAGTTTTGTTATAAAAGAATCGTTTAAACTAATCCTTAGATCCAAATTAAATTTTTTCTTAAATCTTATTTCTTTAACCCTTTGTGTGTTACTAATTGTATTATCTTTTTATTTAATCAGAGCATCAAAATTTTTACAGGAATATGTTCAACAAAATATCTCATTGAACATTTTTATTAACGATAATGTTAACGATGAATCATTAAATAACTTTGCTGCGAAATTGAAAAATCAACCTTTCACTTCCAAAATTGAATTCATCTCGAAAGAAAGAGCAGCAGAAATTTTTCTGAAAGAAACCGGTGAAGATTTCAGAAAAATTCTGGATTATAATCCATTGCCAGCTTCTTATACTCTTTATTTGAAAAATGAATACACGAATAAGGATTCGCTAAATAAAATTGTAAGTGATATTCAAAAGGAAGAAATTGTAACCGAAGTGGTTTCTAAAATGGAATTTCTTCAAAAGGTAATTGCATTCTCGGAAAAGGTCAAACTATACATTTTCATATTCACTGGATTTATGCTTCTTGTATCAATTTATCTTGTTTACAGCACTGTTAAACTGATTATGAATTCAAAATATGAAGAGCTTGAAACCATGAAGCTGGTTGGTGCTAAACTAAGCACGATAAAATTGCCCATAATTTTCAACATCATTCTGATAGGATTATTATCAGGTACAATTAGTATTCTAATTTCTTTTTCAGTCATATCTTACTTTAATATTGATTATAATTTGTTGTTGAAGATGACAGAGCTCGATTTTAGATTATTTATAGTTTTGATTTTACTAATTGGACCTTTTATTGGTTCAATTGTAACCACCGTTGCACTAAGAAAAATTTCGTTAAGAGTTTAA
- the recR gene encoding recombination mediator RecR, which translates to MQIAETLLIAIDELSKLPGIGKKTAQRLALHIIKSDKESAEKLAKAIIDLKEKLMLCKKCFNLSEDELCEICKNPKRDQSTICVVEEVSDVIAIEKSHEFNGLYHVLGGVLSPLMGIGAENLRIKELINRFHDEEIKEVILALNPDTEGETTSLYLAKLIKPLGVKVTRIARGIPIGGDLEFADEATIGKAMLNRIDL; encoded by the coding sequence GTGCAAATAGCAGAAACATTATTAATAGCCATTGATGAATTAAGTAAACTTCCGGGAATAGGGAAGAAAACTGCCCAAAGATTAGCACTTCACATAATTAAAAGCGATAAAGAATCTGCTGAAAAGTTAGCTAAAGCGATAATTGACCTTAAAGAAAAATTAATGCTTTGCAAAAAATGTTTTAATCTTTCAGAAGATGAACTTTGTGAAATTTGTAAAAATCCGAAACGGGATCAGTCAACAATTTGTGTTGTTGAAGAAGTTAGTGATGTTATTGCAATTGAAAAATCTCACGAGTTTAATGGATTATATCATGTTTTGGGTGGAGTTCTATCGCCACTTATGGGAATTGGTGCTGAGAACCTTAGAATAAAAGAACTAATTAACAGATTTCACGATGAAGAAATAAAGGAAGTTATTCTCGCACTAAATCCTGATACCGAAGGAGAAACTACTTCACTATATCTTGCTAAATTAATTAAACCACTTGGAGTGAAGGTTACAAGAATTGCCCGTGGAATTCCGATTGGCGGCGACCTTGAATTTGCTGATGAAGCAACGATTGGAAAAGCTATGTTGAACCGAATTGATTTATGA
- the purS gene encoding phosphoribosylformylglycinamidine synthase subunit PurS, with protein sequence MFKAKVIIKRRPSILDPQGKAVEKGAQHLGLTNIRNTRIGKYIEFDILSDNRQEAEKEVNDYCKKLLANPIMEDYEFTLEEVK encoded by the coding sequence TTGTTCAAAGCGAAAGTAATTATTAAACGAAGACCTTCTATTCTTGATCCTCAGGGCAAAGCAGTTGAAAAAGGCGCTCAGCATCTTGGTTTAACGAACATCAGAAATACGAGAATCGGTAAATACATTGAATTTGATATTCTGAGCGATAACCGACAAGAAGCAGAAAAAGAAGTTAATGATTATTGTAAAAAGCTTCTTGCAAATCCAATTATGGAAGATTATGAATTCACACTTGAAGAAGTGAAGTGA